The Oscillospiraceae bacterium genome contains a region encoding:
- a CDS encoding beta-galactosidase: MDEVVRGEYPRPQFVRADWMPLNGEWDFSFDEESYDRKILVPFAYETPLSGIGERAFHDTVWYRRIFEVPEKWRGKRVLLHFGAVDYECDVWVNGSHAVRHVGGQLGFSADITEQLIAGVNTLCVRARDDHSVLDIPRGKQFWKEESESIFYTATTGIWQSVWLEPVCDAHIEEVRITPLYDEKAVRFEYRLAGRTGGAELKAELSFGGRPVAQAAACTQSAQGAFSVSLEETALGVWNAGEELVWTPETPRLFDVTFRLVRGGEVLDEARSYFGMRKVSVENGRFLLNNRPYYQRLLLDQGYWPDGGLTAPSDEAFAEDIRLAKAMGFNGVRKHQKVEDPRFLYHADRMGLLVWGEIGSGYTYSNRLAGRLMEEWVQAVQRDYNHPCIVVWTPLNESWGVQEIAHAPCEQEFCRAMAAMTKALDATRPVSDNDGWEHVGGDLLTIHDYEAREEVLAARYRSAETALASRPAARPLYVQGSGYRGEPILVSEFGGISFAACGENGWGYSTAQDEEDFLRRYEAVIRPMLNSACVQGFCYTQLTDVEQEINGLLTYDRQPKADLERIRRITCGAGRNG, encoded by the coding sequence ATGGATGAAGTTGTAAGGGGGGAATATCCGCGCCCGCAGTTTGTGCGGGCGGACTGGATGCCCCTGAACGGTGAATGGGATTTCTCCTTTGACGAGGAGAGCTACGACCGGAAGATCCTTGTTCCCTTTGCTTATGAGACGCCGCTTTCCGGGATTGGGGAGCGCGCATTCCACGACACGGTGTGGTACCGCAGGATCTTTGAGGTGCCGGAAAAGTGGCGCGGAAAGCGGGTGCTGCTGCATTTCGGCGCGGTGGATTACGAGTGCGACGTGTGGGTGAACGGCAGCCACGCGGTGCGCCATGTGGGGGGGCAGCTGGGCTTTTCGGCGGATATCACGGAGCAGCTTATTGCAGGCGTGAATACCCTGTGTGTGCGCGCCCGGGACGACCACAGCGTTTTGGACATCCCGCGCGGCAAGCAGTTCTGGAAGGAAGAATCCGAGAGCATTTTTTACACCGCCACCACGGGGATCTGGCAGAGCGTGTGGCTGGAGCCGGTATGCGATGCGCACATTGAAGAAGTGCGCATCACACCGCTGTACGATGAAAAGGCGGTGCGGTTTGAGTACCGGCTGGCCGGCAGGACCGGCGGCGCCGAGCTGAAAGCGGAGCTCTCGTTCGGCGGCAGGCCAGTGGCGCAGGCGGCGGCGTGCACACAGAGCGCGCAGGGGGCGTTTTCGGTTTCGCTGGAGGAAACGGCGCTGGGCGTTTGGAACGCGGGCGAAGAACTGGTGTGGACCCCCGAGACGCCGCGCCTTTTTGACGTTACCTTCCGGCTGGTGCGCGGCGGCGAAGTTTTGGACGAGGCCCGCTCGTATTTTGGAATGCGCAAGGTATCGGTGGAGAATGGGCGCTTTTTGTTGAACAACCGCCCCTATTACCAGCGCCTTTTGCTGGATCAGGGGTATTGGCCGGACGGAGGGCTTACGGCGCCCAGCGACGAGGCCTTTGCCGAGGACATCCGCCTGGCAAAGGCCATGGGCTTCAACGGCGTGCGGAAACACCAGAAGGTGGAGGACCCGCGCTTTTTGTACCATGCCGACCGGATGGGGCTGCTGGTGTGGGGTGAGATCGGCTCGGGCTACACTTATTCCAACCGGCTTGCCGGCCGGCTGATGGAGGAGTGGGTGCAGGCCGTACAGCGGGACTACAATCACCCCTGCATCGTGGTATGGACCCCGCTCAACGAATCGTGGGGGGTGCAGGAGATCGCACACGCGCCGTGTGAGCAGGAATTTTGCCGGGCCATGGCGGCCATGACCAAAGCCCTGGACGCAACCCGCCCGGTGAGCGACAACGACGGCTGGGAGCATGTGGGGGGCGATCTGCTGACCATCCACGACTACGAGGCGCGGGAAGAGGTGCTCGCGGCGCGCTATCGGTCGGCGGAAACGGCGCTTGCCAGCCGGCCGGCCGCGCGGCCGCTGTATGTGCAGGGGAGCGGGTACCGGGGCGAGCCGATTTTGGTGAGCGAATTCGGCGGTATTTCGTTTGCCGCGTGCGGCGAAAACGGGTGGGGCTATTCCACCGCGCAGGACGAAGAGGATTTTTTGCGGCGGTATGAGGCCGTGATCCGCCCAATGCTGAATTCTGCCTGTGTGCAGGGCTTTTGCTACACGCAGCTCACGGATGTGGAGCAGGAGATCAACGGCCTGCTTACCTACGACCGGCAGCCAAAGGCCGACCTGGAACGGATTCGCCGCATCACCTGCGGCGCGGGCCGGAACGGGTGA
- a CDS encoding sugar-binding protein translates to MKRTLTLLMLVLLALCFPLSAAFAEDAQGTTIYGDAATPHCFYERMVELPDGTLLATWLREFPVNSGWTGMQAPQFFASTDGGRTWSLRSEIAPENDGISKDKLGMPGLFVLPQQLGEWPAGTILYAVSDWDTENEYTIHIWRSTDNGTSWQLHSQLAARAGRSTWEPEFAVSADGRLVCYYSDERQTGYDQCIAYEVSPDGGVSWGGYTIVAGEYEEGWVPGVSEGNWRPGMPRVQKLKDGTYLMAHENINASPNGAVTLRRSADGLSWGDPRELGSLVTTGADTAFQCPTLALVDDGSPCGRLFLRGMNDSCSPSLCFTSTDNGDTWSLIDAPLTAVRNESRGSSWSGTFAASGAKLLELNNYFNGEYNEIRFGTGTLYGDQLIVSGADYKLVNTASGLCMDDPAGSLEQGTQMILWTDNALKTQSWHLEEDAGAYKLRCNYSGLVLDNKEGSSQPGSLVRQWEDNGAPAQRWLLEACGDGAFRIKNVQGGLYIDVEDPQELLHAPLVQMPLSDSAAQKWRLERIYEIVRLGSYNIGGTFIRHAADGTVRIDGDFTTQPLKDSEWRAVPGLADADCVSFEAVNRPGYYLRHRDGRLTLSQDDGTALMRGDATWRSVPGLADAGCVSLESYNIPGNYIRHRDGILYITAITTQLDQADATFRQIKQ, encoded by the coding sequence ATGAAACGCACGCTTACCCTTTTAATGCTGGTTCTTTTGGCGCTCTGCTTCCCACTTTCCGCCGCCTTTGCCGAGGACGCCCAGGGCACCACGATCTACGGGGACGCGGCGACCCCCCACTGCTTTTATGAGCGCATGGTGGAATTGCCGGACGGGACCCTGCTGGCCACCTGGCTGCGCGAGTTCCCGGTGAATTCCGGCTGGACCGGAATGCAGGCGCCGCAATTTTTTGCCAGCACGGACGGGGGCAGGACCTGGAGCCTGCGCAGTGAGATCGCGCCGGAAAACGACGGGATCTCAAAAGACAAGCTCGGCATGCCCGGCCTGTTCGTGCTGCCGCAGCAATTGGGCGAATGGCCCGCCGGAACGATCCTGTACGCTGTGTCGGACTGGGACACGGAAAACGAGTATACCATCCACATCTGGCGCAGCACGGACAACGGGACTTCCTGGCAGCTGCACAGCCAGCTTGCCGCGCGCGCGGGCCGATCCACCTGGGAGCCGGAGTTTGCCGTGAGCGCGGACGGGCGGCTGGTGTGCTATTATTCCGACGAGCGGCAGACCGGCTACGACCAGTGCATCGCCTATGAGGTATCCCCGGACGGCGGGGTGAGTTGGGGCGGCTACACCATTGTTGCAGGGGAATACGAGGAGGGTTGGGTGCCCGGCGTGAGCGAGGGCAATTGGCGGCCCGGCATGCCACGGGTGCAAAAGCTGAAGGACGGCACCTACCTGATGGCCCACGAGAATATCAACGCGAGCCCAAACGGTGCGGTCACCCTGCGCCGCTCGGCGGATGGGCTTAGCTGGGGCGACCCGCGGGAACTGGGCAGCCTGGTGACCACCGGGGCGGACACCGCGTTTCAGTGCCCCACATTGGCGCTGGTGGATGACGGAAGTCCCTGCGGCAGGCTGTTTTTGCGCGGCATGAACGACAGCTGCTCGCCCAGCCTTTGCTTTACCAGCACGGACAACGGCGACACCTGGAGCCTGATTGACGCCCCGCTCACCGCGGTGCGCAACGAGAGCCGGGGCAGCAGCTGGAGCGGCACGTTTGCTGCGAGCGGAGCAAAGCTGCTGGAGCTTAACAACTATTTCAACGGCGAGTACAACGAGATCCGGTTTGGCACGGGGACCCTGTACGGGGATCAGCTGATCGTTTCCGGTGCGGACTACAAGCTGGTAAACACGGCCTCCGGCCTTTGCATGGACGACCCCGCGGGCTCTCTGGAGCAGGGAACGCAGATGATCCTGTGGACCGACAACGCGTTAAAGACCCAAAGCTGGCATTTAGAGGAGGACGCAGGGGCCTATAAACTGCGCTGCAATTACAGCGGGCTGGTGCTGGACAACAAAGAAGGCTCTTCCCAGCCGGGCAGCCTTGTGCGCCAGTGGGAGGACAATGGCGCGCCCGCCCAGCGCTGGCTGCTGGAAGCGTGCGGGGACGGTGCGTTCCGCATCAAAAATGTGCAGGGCGGGCTGTATATCGACGTGGAGGACCCGCAGGAGCTGCTGCACGCGCCGCTGGTGCAGATGCCCCTGAGCGACAGTGCCGCCCAGAAATGGCGGCTGGAACGCATTTACGAGATCGTGCGGCTGGGCTCGTATAACATTGGGGGCACCTTTATCCGGCACGCGGCGGACGGCACAGTGCGGATCGACGGTGATTTTACCACACAGCCGCTCAAGGATTCGGAATGGCGGGCCGTTCCCGGCCTGGCAGACGCAGATTGTGTGAGCTTTGAGGCGGTCAACCGGCCGGGGTATTACCTGCGCCACCGGGACGGCCGGCTGACGCTATCGCAGGACGATGGCACCGCACTGATGCGGGGGGACGCCACCTGGAGGAGTGTGCCGGGCCTTGCGGACGCGGGCTGTGTGTCGCTGGAATCGTACAACATCCCCGGCAATTACATCCGCCACCGCGACGGGATCCTGTACATCACCGCGATCACTACACAGCTGGACCAGGCGGATGCCACGTTCCGGCAGATCAAACAGTAA
- a CDS encoding sugar ABC transporter permease encodes MKQKAKTSPGRAAVFLLLLLGAFTMVVPFVWMLSTSLKEAKLVYEIPPRWIPDPVDWHNYVEVWTKSNLVTGIKNSVIVSAGVLFFGTISSTMAAFSFAKLNFPGKKLCFMALLSTMMIPFVVLLVPQYILYTRVHWINTLLPLIVPGALGNASMIFFLRQYMQGLPTGLIEAARIDGCSYFKIYWRIFMPLAKPAAVSNIIMIFMATWNDYLGPVIFVNDAKKQTVQVAIAMLNSYHETQTDIPVIMAAALIALLPVLILFTVCQKYFVESMALSGIKG; translated from the coding sequence ATGAAACAAAAAGCGAAAACGTCGCCGGGGCGCGCTGCGGTGTTCCTGCTGCTCCTGCTGGGGGCCTTTACCATGGTGGTCCCGTTTGTCTGGATGCTTTCCACCTCGCTGAAGGAAGCAAAGCTGGTGTACGAGATCCCGCCGCGCTGGATCCCCGACCCGGTGGACTGGCACAACTATGTGGAGGTGTGGACCAAGTCGAACCTGGTGACGGGGATCAAAAACAGCGTGATCGTTTCGGCGGGGGTGCTGTTTTTCGGCACGATCTCCTCCACGATGGCCGCGTTCTCGTTTGCAAAGCTGAATTTCCCCGGCAAAAAGCTATGCTTTATGGCGCTGCTCTCCACCATGATGATCCCGTTCGTGGTGCTGCTGGTGCCCCAGTACATCCTTTACACGCGGGTGCACTGGATCAACACCCTGCTGCCGCTGATCGTGCCGGGGGCGCTGGGCAACGCGTCGATGATCTTTTTTCTGCGGCAGTACATGCAGGGGCTGCCCACGGGGCTGATCGAGGCGGCCCGCATAGACGGATGCAGCTACTTTAAGATCTACTGGCGCATTTTTATGCCCCTGGCAAAGCCGGCGGCGGTGAGCAATATCATCATGATCTTTATGGCCACCTGGAACGACTACCTGGGGCCGGTGATCTTTGTGAACGACGCCAAAAAGCAAACGGTGCAGGTGGCCATTGCAATGCTGAATTCGTACCACGAAACCCAGACGGACATCCCCGTGATTATGGCGGCAGCGCTGATCGCGCTGCTGCCGGTGCTGATCCTGTTTACCGTATGCCAAAAATATTTTGTGGAATCCATGGCGCTTTCGGGCATCAAGGGGTGA
- a CDS encoding sugar ABC transporter permease, translated as MLKKSLRREERVSGFLFVVPSMLQFLFFFLLPLGLCVYASFTNWNVLVRDKTFLGLANFVELFKDPKFWIALRNTLYMMLPIPIYMTLGLLFAMACNRKIKGEKVFRVIYYVPYISSVVALVLIWKWLFNSEFGLVNQFLGLFGIEGPNWMSDPVWTRRMIIIMIAWKMIGITAIYFLASLKNLPAEYYEAAMIDGATGFQQFKRITLPLLTPIIFYLLTVNVIGSLQTFIEVNLFTSDGGRGYGVATVVYYIWQKAFNYSQMGYACAAAVVFGLMILVLTLLQFKISNKWVYEGE; from the coding sequence ATGTTGAAAAAAAGCCTCAGGCGCGAGGAAAGGGTATCCGGGTTTTTGTTTGTCGTGCCGTCCATGCTTCAGTTTTTATTTTTCTTTTTGCTGCCGCTGGGCCTGTGCGTGTATGCCTCTTTTACCAACTGGAACGTTCTGGTGCGCGATAAGACATTTTTGGGCCTTGCCAATTTTGTGGAGCTGTTCAAGGATCCGAAATTCTGGATCGCGCTGCGCAACACCCTTTACATGATGCTTCCCATTCCCATTTACATGACCCTGGGCCTTTTGTTTGCCATGGCCTGCAACAGGAAGATCAAAGGGGAAAAGGTCTTCCGCGTGATCTATTATGTGCCGTATATTTCTTCGGTGGTGGCGCTGGTGCTGATCTGGAAATGGCTGTTCAACTCGGAGTTCGGCCTTGTAAACCAGTTTTTGGGGCTGTTTGGCATTGAGGGCCCCAACTGGATGAGCGACCCGGTGTGGACCCGCCGCATGATCATTATCATGATTGCCTGGAAAATGATCGGCATTACAGCGATCTACTTTTTGGCGTCGCTCAAAAACCTGCCGGCGGAATATTATGAGGCGGCCATGATCGACGGCGCTACGGGCTTTCAGCAGTTTAAGCGGATCACCCTGCCGCTGCTGACCCCGATCATTTTTTATCTGCTCACCGTGAACGTGATCGGCTCGCTGCAGACCTTCATTGAGGTGAACCTGTTCACGAGCGACGGCGGGCGGGGCTACGGGGTTGCCACGGTGGTTTACTACATCTGGCAGAAGGCCTTCAATTACAGCCAGATGGGGTATGCCTGCGCCGCTGCGGTGGTGTTTGGGCTGATGATCCTGGTGCTGACCCTGCTTCAGTTCAAGATTTCGAACAAATGGGTGTATGAGGGGGAATGA
- a CDS encoding sugar ABC transporter substrate-binding protein, protein MKKFLSIFLAAALGAAVLTGCGGNTGSAPAPQGGGAAPSAAGEKTHLKFMGWGNDAEVATFQAMIDQFEEKYPDVEVEYIVVPNSDFDTKLQNMIAAGDQPDVFYCSVDWVMKYAATGNLLDLTSYVDNNEIFEADNIWSNALDIYRYDGASLGNGPIYALPKDVSAFAVVYNKDLFRAAGITPPTEEDPWDWNDYREAAVKLTSGDVYGTGMYSLESAVWSNGADWLDKDLSKVAFTDPKFTEALQYVADLRCKDHAAPTSAEEASLSSYDRFMQGKLGMMGVGSWSTADLWSCEFDWDVMDWPVSPSTGDKAVWFGSAGLAVSPSSKNAGAACDLAAFLAFNEDAQRTSYTTGMSVPTLKDMAYGEYSAMDKGPANKNGFLNVLADYGRLATQSRTFNQEWWSEFNSGIDAVYDGEMTAQEYCDSMAAPVQQLLDKSIEQQKALNQ, encoded by the coding sequence ATGAAAAAGTTTCTGTCGATCTTTCTTGCCGCGGCCCTTGGGGCGGCCGTGCTGACCGGCTGCGGTGGAAACACCGGCTCTGCCCCCGCGCCGCAGGGAGGGGGAGCGGCCCCTTCGGCAGCCGGTGAAAAAACACATCTGAAGTTTATGGGCTGGGGCAACGACGCCGAGGTGGCGACCTTCCAGGCCATGATCGATCAGTTTGAGGAAAAATACCCCGACGTGGAAGTGGAGTACATCGTTGTTCCGAACAGCGATTTTGATACCAAGCTGCAGAACATGATCGCTGCGGGCGACCAGCCGGACGTGTTTTACTGCAGCGTGGACTGGGTGATGAAATACGCGGCCACCGGCAACCTGTTGGACCTGACCTCGTATGTGGACAACAACGAGATCTTTGAGGCGGACAACATCTGGTCGAACGCCCTGGATATCTACCGCTACGACGGCGCTTCGCTGGGCAATGGCCCCATCTATGCGCTGCCCAAGGATGTGAGCGCCTTTGCCGTTGTGTACAACAAGGATCTGTTCAGAGCGGCGGGCATTACCCCGCCCACCGAGGAGGATCCCTGGGACTGGAACGACTACCGGGAGGCCGCCGTGAAGCTGACAAGCGGAGATGTGTACGGCACGGGCATGTACTCGCTGGAGTCGGCGGTGTGGTCGAACGGCGCCGACTGGCTGGACAAGGACCTCTCGAAGGTGGCCTTTACCGACCCCAAGTTCACCGAGGCGCTGCAGTATGTGGCGGACCTGCGCTGCAAGGATCACGCGGCCCCCACTTCTGCGGAGGAGGCCTCGCTGAGCAGCTACGACCGCTTTATGCAGGGAAAGCTGGGCATGATGGGTGTGGGGTCCTGGTCCACCGCCGACCTGTGGAGCTGCGAATTTGACTGGGATGTGATGGACTGGCCCGTGAGCCCCAGCACAGGCGACAAGGCCGTTTGGTTCGGCAGCGCAGGGCTGGCGGTGTCGCCCAGCAGCAAAAATGCCGGGGCCGCCTGTGACCTGGCCGCATTCCTTGCGTTCAACGAGGACGCGCAGCGCACCAGCTACACCACCGGCATGTCCGTGCCCACCCTGAAGGATATGGCCTACGGCGAGTACAGCGCGATGGACAAGGGACCCGCCAACAAAAACGGCTTTTTGAACGTGCTGGCGGATTACGGCCGGCTGGCCACCCAATCCCGCACCTTCAACCAGGAGTGGTGGAGCGAATTCAATTCCGGCATCGACGCGGTGTACGACGGTGAAATGACCGCCCAGGAATATTGTGATTCCATGGCGGCCCCGGTGCAGCAGCTGCTGGACAAGAGCATAGAACAGCAGAAAGCGCTGAATCAATAA
- a CDS encoding transcriptional regulator — protein sequence MSKILELNADREEQLCEVAKALSIPTRIQILKLLYYNSYNIGEIAEQLHIPASTAALHIRTLESAGLINTEQQPGSRGSMKLCSRKNDFVSIRLVGTPTNVSQVSTVSMPVGAYTDCEILPTCGLADENAVIGYEDRPADFFLPARMRAQLLWSSGGYVEYKFPYSLGAGATPKQLLLTFEACSEVANYRENWKSDLTIWINGKECGTWRSPGDFGARRGRLTPAWWESGATQYGLLVTVAVSGEGCLINNQPASGLRLGDLGLGGSCSVTVRIGNKKDAEYVGGFNLFGEKFGDFEQDIKLSFVY from the coding sequence ATGTCTAAAATTCTGGAATTGAATGCCGACCGGGAGGAGCAGCTCTGTGAAGTGGCCAAGGCTCTGTCCATTCCCACCCGCATTCAAATTTTAAAGCTTTTATACTATAACAGTTATAATATAGGCGAGATCGCCGAGCAGCTGCACATCCCCGCCTCCACCGCCGCGCTCCACATCCGCACGCTGGAGAGCGCGGGCCTCATCAACACCGAGCAGCAGCCCGGCAGCCGCGGCTCCATGAAGCTGTGCAGCCGCAAGAATGATTTTGTGAGCATCCGCCTGGTGGGTACCCCCACCAATGTGAGCCAGGTCTCCACTGTTTCCATGCCCGTGGGCGCCTACACCGACTGCGAGATCCTGCCCACCTGCGGCCTGGCCGATGAAAACGCGGTCATCGGCTACGAGGACCGCCCCGCGGACTTTTTCCTTCCCGCGCGCATGCGCGCGCAGCTGCTCTGGTCCTCGGGCGGCTATGTGGAATACAAATTCCCCTATTCCCTTGGGGCCGGGGCCACGCCCAAGCAGCTTCTCCTCACCTTTGAGGCCTGTTCCGAGGTGGCAAACTACCGCGAAAACTGGAAGTCCGACCTGACGATCTGGATCAACGGCAAAGAGTGCGGCACCTGGCGCTCCCCCGGCGATTTCGGCGCCCGCCGGGGGCGGCTCACCCCCGCCTGGTGGGAGAGCGGCGCCACCCAGTACGGCCTCCTTGTAACCGTGGCGGTCTCGGGCGAAGGGTGCCTCATCAACAACCAGCCCGCCTCCGGGCTGCGGCTTGGGGATCTGGGGCTTGGCGGAAGCTGCTCGGTCACGGTCCGCATCGGCAATAAAAAAGACGCCGAATATGTGGGCGGCTTCAACCTGTTCGGCGAAAAGTTCGGCGATTTCGAGCAGGACATCAAGCTCTCGTTTGTTTATTGA